Sequence from the uncultured Sunxiuqinia sp. genome:
CATTAATAAAAGGCTTAAGAATATAGTTTTCATGATTACTGATTTTTGGTGATAAGTTCGATGATTTCTTTTTTTGAAGGCACTTTGCCGCTTAAAACAACTTTTTCGTTAATGACTAATGCAGGAGTGCGCATGACACCGTATTGCATGATTCTAAGCATATCTTCTACTTTTTCAATGTTGGCTTGCACTCCTATTTCTTTCACCGCTTCGTGAGCTGTCTTTTCAACCGTTTTGCATTTAGTACATCCGGTTCCTAATACTTTGATTTCCATGTTTTTTTATTTTTAGTTCGTAAAAATACGAACATTGAAATTAAATTTTTTTTAGATGTTAAAATGGCTTTTAAATAGTTGTTTTGCTTTTTTCCAATTCTCCCGATTAATACAATACTTAATTTTTGGAGCTTCAATTTTTCCCTGAATCAATCCGGCATCTTTTAGCTCTTTCAGGTGTTGTGATAGTGTCGATTTTGCAATAGGAAGAATCTCCGACAAGTCACCACTATAGCAGCATGCTTGCTTAGTGAGCAATTCAAGAATGTACATTCGTATTGGATGCCCCATCGCTTTAGCATAGCGGGCTGCCAGTTTTTGTTCTTCAGTGATTATTTCTTGCTCAATCATTATTGTTCGTCAAATTACGAACAAAGGTATAAAATAATCTTTTAGGTCACATTAAGTTTTTTGTTTTATTATATCAACTGCCGGAAAAAGCATATTTTTACGGGATACATTTTGCAGGAGTAAATTTGATAAATCCTATTCATGAAAGAATATATTGAGCTTTTACAGACCTTAATCAGAACCCAGTCGTTTAGCAAAGAAGAAGAGCCCGCTGCGAATTTGGTTCGTCAAGTTTTAACAGAAAAGGGAATTCCATTTCAAACAAAGACAAACAATACATGGGCAAAAAATGCAACCTGGAAGGATGGTCTTCCGGTTATTTTGCTCAACTCACATGTGGATACGGTTCGCCCCGGGAAAAGCTGGACTAAAGATCCGTTTGGTGCTGAACTAAAAGACAATTGCTTGTGGGGACTGGGAAGTAACGATGCAGGTGCTTCATTGGTCACGTTGTTAGCTGTATTTATTCATTTCAACAAACAGGCTGATTTACCATTTAACCTGATTTATGCTGCGTCGGCAGAGGAAGAAATTTCAGGTCCGAATGGCATGACTAGCCTGATTGACGAGTTGGGAGAAGTTGATCTGGCTATTGTTGGAGAGCCAACCCAAATGCAAATGGCGATTGCCGAAAAAGGCTTAATGGTATTGGACGGCACGGCACACGGACAAACCGGTCATGCCGCCCGTAACGAAGGCGAGAACGCGCTGTACAAAGCGTTGGATGATATTCAGCTGTTGCGTAACTATCAATTCGAGAAATCCTCCGAAGTTTTGGGCGAAGTGAAGATGTCAATCACTCAGATCAATGCAGGATCTCAACACAATGTAGTACCTGACCAGTGCACTTTCGTAGTGGATGTACGAACCAATGAGCATTATTCAAACCAGGAAGCATTTGAGATTATCGATTCCGTGATTGAATCGGAAGTCAAAGCACGTTCGTTTCGTTTAAACTCTTCAGGGATTGAATTGAATCATCCCATTGTTAAGCGCGGATTGGAATTAGGACTGACTTATTACGGATCGCCCACAACTTCTGATCAGGCGGTGATGCCATTTCGTTCAATAAAAGTAGGCCCCGGCGACAGTGCTCGTTCTCATACACCTGACGAATATATCTTACTTTCCGAGATTGAGGACGGCTTTAAAATTTATGTGGCTTTGCTGGATGGGCTAAAACTTGATTATTAATACACTAATTGTTAGCTGAGCGATTTAAATGTGCAAAAAAAAACTGCCCGAAGGCAGCTTAATATCATTATTCGAATAGGAAAATTATCCGTTGATGGCTTGCGTTGCAGCAGCCTTAAGTTGTTTTGCAGTATCGTTGTTTGGAGTTAATTCCAACGCTTTATCAAATAAAGGTAATGACTTTTTAAACTCTGCTTTAGCTTTAGCTGTTGCTTTGGCATACTGATCGTCTGTTGTTTTATATTTTCCGGCGGCAACATCTGTAGCGGCTTGTTTCAGGATCGCAGCACCCTCTTTGTAAAACGCATTTCCTTCTTTTAAATAGTACTTGGAAAGCATACTTTTCATTTTCGAACTATTTGGATTTGCGGCAATACCGGTTTCCAAAGTTTCAACAAAACCTTCTTCATTTCCGCTTTTTAGAAGTGAGTTGGCCTTATACAAATAGGCAGTAGAAGTTTTGTACTTACTATCGATAGATTGCCCAAAAAATTTGGCTGCTTTTTCGTACTCTTTTGTTTTATAGGCACAATACCCTGCGTTGTACACCATTGCATTGTCTGTTTCTTCCTCACCCCAGTTTGCTAATGATTTCTCAAATAACTCGAGGGCTTTTTTGTAATCTTTTCCCCTTAGTGCATCGTTGCCTTCATTTTTCAATTGAACGGCATCAACCGCATCTTGTGCAAAACCTGCAATCATCCCCAGGCAAAATACAATTACTAAAAAAAATCGCTTCATAATTTTATCCTCTTTCAGTTTTATAATAAAATAAAGTTAAATTCTTACTTATTTCTAACGAAGTTCCCCAAAAATAGTAATAATGATTTAAAAACCTAGACAAAATTGATTCCGCTTTTTTGTTGAGGCTGACTTCCAAAGTTTATTCCAATAAAAAAACAGGAAGCTCATCGCCTCCTGTTTTCCGATTTACTATTTAATCGAATGACTAATCAGGACTTACAAAACCAATGCCTTCAATATTTTTCTCAACTCTCGGATCTCCTTTGTATCGTATTTTTCCAACTCCTTCAATTGTTGCTTTTAAATAGTCGGTGGCATAAACCGATGCTCCACCAACCCCTTCAATTTCGATAGTGACTGATTCTGATTTCAATTCATCGGCATCTAAATTTCCGGCTCCGGAAATTCGGGCATTCATTGATTTTGTAACCCCTCGAAAATCAAAACTAACTCCACCTTCGCCAACAACTTTAAAATGATTGGCTTTCATGCCCATTTCAATTTTCGCTCCACCTTCAACATGCAATGTAAAATCATTCAGCTCAACATATCCTTTTGTTTCAAGCTTTACTCCACCTTCAATTTCAACTTCATTCAGCTCAACAAATTCAATATATAAAACCATGCTTTCGAAAGTGAAATGTTTTTCTTTGAGTTTGATCGACAGTGTTCCGTAGTCGCTGTTAACATCAATGTAGTCAAAATCTTCTTCGTCAGCTTTTATGCGTAAGGCGGGCTTGTCAGATTGCCTTAAAATTACTTTATAACCACCTTCAATCTCAATGCGGTTGAAATTTGCAATGTCGTATGTTTGAACATCATCATCGTCCCACTGTGGAGAAGCCATCAGTTTTGTTGGCAACGTAAAAGTTGCCAATAATAGAAGTAAAAGGACCGGAATTGTTTTCATCGCTTGTTCTGTTTCAGTTTGGATAAAACAAAACTAGCTAAAATGGAAACTGAAGAGATTATTTATTCGATGAAAGTCTGTTTTTTATGGGTGAATGAAGTTTTAGAGATGTGAGTTTAACGAGATTTATTTCTTCGATCCTGTAGGACATAGAGGTAGCCCAGTATATATAAAACCAGCGAAATGGCTATGGAAACAACAATCCAATCTGATAATTTAAAGTAGATGGAAAAGGGGTCCCGATAAAAAGTAAACGCCACTACGATGCTGAAAATAATAGCTAGTATGAAAGGGAGTTGAATGCTTGGTTTCTTTTGTAGCAGGACACTAATCCCAATCCACAATGCTGCTGAACTTATAAGAAATATGCCGTCAAGAATTTGAGATTCAATAATTTTTAGGGCGCCAAAAAAAATTGGAATTATAGCAATAAGGTATAATATTCGTATCAGGCTGGTAAATATTTTTGTGACTTGGCTTTCAGTACTGAGATGAGGAAAAAACGATCGAGGAGGCTTGGGAATCGGCTGAAAGCGTTCAGTATTTAAGTCTTCCTTCGAATCAATGATCTTTCGATTCTGTGCTTCTTGTACGGCTATTTCAATCGCTTCTTTTCGGTAGCCATTGCGCTGTTGCAATAAGCTTATCAATTCCTCATCTTTTAGCGAACAAATTTTTTCTTTCAGGTCTATATTTTCCATGTGGCAAAAATAGAAAAGTTATAAGTGAGGACCAGTATTTTGTGGGGCAACATCCTTTTTCTTTTTTCTAAAGCTTTAAGTTTATTAACAGTCTTTCTGTAATAGGTTTTGTATTTTTGAGATATAAACCAAAAAAATGAAAACGAGATGTATAATTTCAATTTTAAAAATCCGGTTAAAATAATATTTGGAAAAGGGGAGATCGCCAAAATCAAACAGGAAATTCCGAAAGACAAAACGATTTTGCTGACCTATGGAGGTGGAAGCATTTTTAAAAACGGTGTCTACGATCAGGTAAAAGCGGCTACTCAGGAAATGAATGTTATTGAATTTGGTGGCATTGAACCAAATCCTAGTTACGAAACATTGATGAAAGCCGTTTCTATTGTGAAGGATAAGAAGGTAGATTTTCTTTTGGCTGTAGGCGGCGGATCGGTACTTGATGGAACCAAATTTATTGCTGCTGCTGCACTTTATAAAGGCGATGATCCTTGGGATATTTGTGCTAAAAGTAATGAAGTTTCTGTAACTGAAGCTTTGCCGATTGGAGCCGTGTTGACTCTTCCGGCAACGGGTTCTGAAATGAATGGAAGTGCAGTAGTTACCCGAGCGGAAACTGAAGAGAAACTGGCATTTGGCTCACCGGTTGTTATGCCACAATTCTCGGTGCTTGATCCGGAGGTGATATTCTCATTGCCCGATAGACAAGTAGCCAACGGAGTGGTTGATGCCTTTGTGCATGTAATGGAACAATACCTGACTTTTCCCGTCAATTCGCCTATTCAGGATCGGTTTGCTGAAAGCATTCTGATAACCTTAATAGAAGAGGGCCCCAAAGTTTTAGCAAATAGAAAGGACTATGAAGCCGCAGCCAATTTTATGTGGAGTGCAACTTTGGCTTTAAACGGACTAATTGGAGTTGGTGTGCCGCAGGACTGGGGAACACATTTGATTGGTCATGAGCTAACGGCTTATCATGGCATTGATCATGCCCGAACGCTGGCAGTTGTTTTACCCGGAATGATGGATATTCGTCGTAAAGAGAAGCAAGATAAGATTTTACAGTACGGAGAGCGCATTTGGAATATAACTGACGGAAGTGTTAATGAGCGAATTGATGAAACAATTGAAAGGACGATTGCTTTTTTCGAATCGGTGGGTATTAAAACAAACCTGTCAGATTATGATGTGCCCAAGGAAACTATTGACAGAATATTAACCCGTTTTGAAGAAAGAGGATTTAAGTTTGGCGAAAAAGGAGATATTGGCCCCGTTGAAATTAAAGCAATATTGACGCAACGCTATTAATTTAACACATTAAATGGAATATCGGGGCTTCTTAAATAAATAGTGGAGCCTTTTTAGTTCAGTAATTCGCGTGCAGTTTCGCGTGCAGTATCCGAATTTCGGTCGCCACTAAGCATTTGAGCTAGTTCATCAATGCGTTCGTTATTATTCAACTTTCTTATTGAAGTATAGGTTTCTTCCCCTTCATCAAATTTATGAACTTGATAATGATGATCGCCTTTGGCTGCGATTTGTGGTAGGTGGGTAATATTAATGACCTGCATGCGTGCAGAGATGATCTTCAGAATGTCGCCCATTTTCACGGCAATTTCGCCCGATATTCCCGTATCTATTTCGTCAAAAACAATGGTAGGCAACGACTTGCTATCAGTGATCAGGCTTTTTAACGCCAGCATTAATCGCGACATTTCACCACCCGATGCGATTTTTGAAATCTCCTGGGGGGCAGCACTTTTATTTGCACTGAATAAAAACCGAACTTCATCTTTCCCTGTAATCGTGTGCTGTGGAGTTTGCTCAAAATCTAGCTGGAAGACAGCATTGTTCATGCCAAGTTTCTGAAGCATTTCAACAACCGAATCACCAAAAAACTGATTGACTGACTTACGACTTGTTGTCAACTCCTCTGTGGTTTGGTTAAGTTCCGTTTTTTGTTCGTTCAGTTGGTTTTCCAGTTCTGCAATTTCATCATCGAACGAAGCAATCTGGTTGATTTTTGAATCCAATTCATCATGCTCTTTTATCAATTCATCAACGGTTGCGACATTGAATTTTTGTTGAAGTGAATAAATGGCATCTAGTCTGTCGTTTACCAGCTGAATACGACTTGGGTCATGTTCAACTTTCTCGGCAACACCGGCACTTTCATCCGAAATGTCTTTCAGCTCCAGATAGCACGATTCCAGTCGCTGATGAAGTTCTTTGGCTTCCGGTAAGAAATCGCTCATTTTACCTAACCGA
This genomic interval carries:
- a CDS encoding tetratricopeptide repeat protein — protein: MKRFFLVIVFCLGMIAGFAQDAVDAVQLKNEGNDALRGKDYKKALELFEKSLANWGEEETDNAMVYNAGYCAYKTKEYEKAAKFFGQSIDSKYKTSTAYLYKANSLLKSGNEEGFVETLETGIAANPNSSKMKSMLSKYYLKEGNAFYKEGAAILKQAATDVAAGKYKTTDDQYAKATAKAKAEFKKSLPLFDKALELTPNNDTAKQLKAAATQAING
- a CDS encoding iron-containing alcohol dehydrogenase, which gives rise to MYNFNFKNPVKIIFGKGEIAKIKQEIPKDKTILLTYGGGSIFKNGVYDQVKAATQEMNVIEFGGIEPNPSYETLMKAVSIVKDKKVDFLLAVGGGSVLDGTKFIAAAALYKGDDPWDICAKSNEVSVTEALPIGAVLTLPATGSEMNGSAVVTRAETEEKLAFGSPVVMPQFSVLDPEVIFSLPDRQVANGVVDAFVHVMEQYLTFPVNSPIQDRFAESILITLIEEGPKVLANRKDYEAAANFMWSATLALNGLIGVGVPQDWGTHLIGHELTAYHGIDHARTLAVVLPGMMDIRRKEKQDKILQYGERIWNITDGSVNERIDETIERTIAFFESVGIKTNLSDYDVPKETIDRILTRFEERGFKFGEKGDIGPVEIKAILTQRY
- a CDS encoding head GIN domain-containing protein yields the protein MKTIPVLLLLLLATFTLPTKLMASPQWDDDDVQTYDIANFNRIEIEGGYKVILRQSDKPALRIKADEEDFDYIDVNSDYGTLSIKLKEKHFTFESMVLYIEFVELNEVEIEGGVKLETKGYVELNDFTLHVEGGAKIEMGMKANHFKVVGEGGVSFDFRGVTKSMNARISGAGNLDADELKSESVTIEIEGVGGASVYATDYLKATIEGVGKIRYKGDPRVEKNIEGIGFVSPD
- a CDS encoding M20 family metallo-hydrolase is translated as MKEYIELLQTLIRTQSFSKEEEPAANLVRQVLTEKGIPFQTKTNNTWAKNATWKDGLPVILLNSHVDTVRPGKSWTKDPFGAELKDNCLWGLGSNDAGASLVTLLAVFIHFNKQADLPFNLIYAASAEEEISGPNGMTSLIDELGEVDLAIVGEPTQMQMAIAEKGLMVLDGTAHGQTGHAARNEGENALYKALDDIQLLRNYQFEKSSEVLGEVKMSITQINAGSQHNVVPDQCTFVVDVRTNEHYSNQEAFEIIDSVIESEVKARSFRLNSSGIELNHPIVKRGLELGLTYYGSPTTSDQAVMPFRSIKVGPGDSARSHTPDEYILLSEIEDGFKIYVALLDGLKLDY
- a CDS encoding metalloregulator ArsR/SmtB family transcription factor: MIEQEIITEEQKLAARYAKAMGHPIRMYILELLTKQACCYSGDLSEILPIAKSTLSQHLKELKDAGLIQGKIEAPKIKYCINRENWKKAKQLFKSHFNI
- a CDS encoding thioredoxin family protein; amino-acid sequence: MEIKVLGTGCTKCKTVEKTAHEAVKEIGVQANIEKVEDMLRIMQYGVMRTPALVINEKVVLSGKVPSKKEIIELITKNQ
- the recN gene encoding DNA repair protein RecN, which produces MLQTLYIKNYALIDKLSIELNTGFNIITGETGAGKSILLGALGLILGQRADLTVLRDKNKKCTVEGSFDIKNYQLSDFFDQNELDYDDQTILRREITPAGKSRAFINDTPVNLKTIRELALQLIDIHSQHQNLELGNRLFQLKLVDLVAKNRSILEKYQQSFRLYSTTKSTYNKLIEQADQARKDLDYFEFQFNQLDEAKLKQGEQEELEAEQKQLEHAEEIKLTFGQLNDALEGDEIGLLSNLKDQVNRLGKMSDFLPEAKELHQRLESCYLELKDISDESAGVAEKVEHDPSRIQLVNDRLDAIYSLQQKFNVATVDELIKEHDELDSKINQIASFDDEIAELENQLNEQKTELNQTTEELTTSRKSVNQFFGDSVVEMLQKLGMNNAVFQLDFEQTPQHTITGKDEVRFLFSANKSAAPQEISKIASGGEMSRLMLALKSLITDSKSLPTIVFDEIDTGISGEIAVKMGDILKIISARMQVINITHLPQIAAKGDHHYQVHKFDEGEETYTSIRKLNNNERIDELAQMLSGDRNSDTARETARELLN